The following proteins are encoded in a genomic region of Thermococcus henrietii:
- a CDS encoding ABC transporter substrate-binding protein — protein MKRYLAVAVVAIMLGSLFGFASVSAASTYPRNETLYTANSAPPTNANPFSGGNIIGLDGLIFEPLAMLNFMTGQLKPWLAESWKWVKPNVFEVKLRPGLKWQDGKPLTAEDVKFSYEYYQEMGLRNWTKLGLKEIKVVDNRTVDFIFSGTPNYQLWQLQLFYGWGQGALIIPEHIFKNLDPKKVAKMTFLGDEMKYLVGSGPYKLYKVVQGQKAILIRNDDWWGNKVFGKPAPKYIIQLYIKDNAQAANAFIKGDLDVGTYYIDIVQAKKQNPYLVSWLDKPPYFPPVAPVLLYFNTKKPPMNNPQFRRAIAMAINPKQIITNGPIGGMPSEIPFGTGLLKKWANKIDLDSLIKEYGWQYGNIAEANKILDQLGMKKDSNGWRTYNGKEIVLHLVTCAGCSDWISTAQIIQNQLRALGIKVVIDKYNWGTMMSKYHNGDFDLGLHWAGTFQPTAYAVYNALLAKDGVANFGNYTNPKAQQILDEFAKTTDPNKEAQYIKELSEIWLKDVPAVPVYMATLFYEANTKYWTNWPNEKNPYGVPIFWAKYGTWGTALALLGVKPTGGSATVTHTSSQTSTNTATSTQAPTSSTTTSKSSKGICGPAAIVGLAVVPLLLRRRRR, from the coding sequence ATGAAACGGTACCTGGCCGTGGCCGTTGTGGCCATAATGCTCGGGAGTCTTTTTGGTTTTGCCTCGGTTAGCGCCGCTTCGACGTACCCGAGGAACGAAACGCTGTACACAGCGAACAGCGCTCCGCCGACCAACGCCAACCCCTTCTCGGGCGGCAACATCATTGGTCTCGACGGTCTTATATTTGAACCCCTTGCAATGCTGAACTTCATGACAGGCCAACTTAAGCCCTGGCTTGCCGAGAGCTGGAAGTGGGTCAAACCAAACGTTTTTGAGGTTAAACTCAGGCCCGGACTCAAGTGGCAGGACGGCAAGCCGTTGACAGCCGAGGACGTTAAGTTCTCCTACGAGTATTATCAGGAGATGGGTCTCAGGAACTGGACCAAGCTTGGTCTCAAGGAGATAAAGGTCGTTGACAACAGGACCGTGGACTTCATATTCTCAGGAACTCCGAACTACCAGCTCTGGCAGCTCCAGCTCTTCTACGGCTGGGGACAGGGTGCCCTCATAATTCCCGAGCACATCTTCAAGAACCTCGACCCCAAGAAGGTCGCTAAGATGACCTTCCTCGGTGACGAGATGAAGTACCTCGTCGGCTCCGGCCCGTACAAGCTCTACAAGGTCGTCCAGGGCCAGAAGGCCATTCTCATAAGGAATGACGACTGGTGGGGCAACAAGGTCTTCGGCAAGCCCGCCCCGAAGTACATCATCCAGCTTTACATAAAGGACAACGCCCAGGCCGCCAACGCCTTCATCAAGGGCGACCTTGACGTTGGAACCTACTACATTGACATCGTCCAGGCTAAGAAGCAGAACCCGTACCTCGTCAGCTGGCTTGACAAGCCGCCCTACTTCCCGCCCGTTGCCCCTGTTCTGCTCTACTTCAACACCAAGAAGCCCCCGATGAACAACCCGCAGTTCAGGCGCGCTATTGCGATGGCAATCAACCCGAAGCAGATAATCACCAACGGGCCGATAGGTGGAATGCCTTCTGAGATACCATTTGGAACGGGTCTCCTCAAGAAGTGGGCCAACAAGATAGACCTCGACAGTCTCATCAAGGAGTACGGCTGGCAGTACGGCAACATCGCCGAGGCCAACAAGATACTCGACCAGCTCGGCATGAAGAAGGACTCCAACGGCTGGAGGACCTACAACGGTAAGGAGATAGTCCTCCACCTCGTCACCTGTGCCGGCTGTTCCGACTGGATTTCAACCGCTCAGATAATCCAGAACCAGCTCAGGGCCCTTGGCATCAAGGTCGTCATCGACAAGTACAACTGGGGTACCATGATGAGCAAGTACCACAACGGTGACTTCGACCTTGGCCTCCACTGGGCTGGAACCTTCCAGCCGACCGCCTACGCGGTTTACAACGCCCTCCTCGCCAAGGATGGTGTTGCCAACTTCGGCAACTACACCAACCCGAAGGCCCAGCAGATTCTCGACGAGTTCGCCAAGACCACCGACCCGAACAAGGAGGCCCAGTACATAAAGGAGCTCAGTGAGATATGGCTCAAGGACGTTCCGGCCGTTCCGGTTTACATGGCAACGCTCTTCTACGAGGCCAACACCAAGTACTGGACCAACTGGCCCAACGAGAAGAATCCCTACGGCGTCCCAATATTCTGGGCCAAGTACGGAACCTGGGGAACGGCTCTAGCGTTGCTCGGTGTCAAGCCGACCGGAGGTAGCGCGACCGTGACCCACACCAGCAGCCAGACCAGCACCAACACTGCCACCAGCACTCAGGCTCCGACGAGCAGCACTACTACTTCGAAGAGCAGCAAGGGCATCTGCGGTCCGGCCGCAATAGTTGGCCTTGCCGTTGTCCCGCTGTTGTTGAGGCGCCGTAGAAGGTGA
- the sat gene encoding sulfate adenylyltransferase, protein MVSKPHGGKLVRRIVAERTRERILSEQSEYPRVQIEHGRAIDIENIAHGVYSPLKGFLTSDDFQSVLDNMRLSNDLPWTIPIVLDVKKRNFDEGDAILLYYEDLPVARMHVEEIYTYDKKEFSVKVFKTDDPAHPGVARVMNMGDYLVGGEIELLNELPNPFAKYTLRPVETRVLFKELGWKTIVAFQTRNVPHLGHEYVQKAALTFVDGLFINPVLGRKKKGDYKDEVIIKAYEALFKHYYPKDSATLATVRYEMRYAGPREAIHHAIMRKNMGATHFIVGRDHAGVGDYYGPYEAWDMFDNFPDLGITPMFIREAFYCKKCGGMVNAKICPHSEEFHVHISGTKLRKMIMAGEQPPEYMMRPEVYEVVRSFENPFVE, encoded by the coding sequence ATGGTTTCAAAGCCCCACGGCGGAAAGCTCGTCAGGCGTATCGTCGCCGAGAGAACACGTGAGAGGATTTTGAGCGAGCAGAGTGAATACCCCCGCGTTCAGATTGAGCACGGCCGCGCCATAGACATCGAGAACATCGCCCACGGCGTTTACTCGCCCCTGAAGGGCTTCCTCACGAGCGACGACTTCCAGAGCGTTCTCGACAACATGCGCCTGAGCAACGATTTACCCTGGACGATTCCGATTGTCCTCGATGTTAAGAAGAGGAACTTCGACGAGGGAGATGCAATCCTTCTCTACTACGAGGACCTCCCGGTAGCGAGGATGCACGTCGAGGAAATCTACACCTATGACAAGAAGGAGTTCTCTGTGAAGGTCTTCAAGACCGACGACCCTGCTCACCCCGGCGTTGCAAGGGTCATGAACATGGGCGATTACCTGGTCGGCGGTGAGATTGAGCTCCTCAACGAGCTACCGAATCCGTTCGCGAAGTACACCCTAAGGCCCGTTGAAACGAGGGTTCTCTTCAAGGAGCTCGGCTGGAAGACGATAGTAGCCTTCCAGACGAGGAACGTCCCGCACCTCGGCCACGAGTACGTGCAGAAAGCGGCGTTAACCTTCGTGGACGGCCTGTTCATCAACCCGGTCCTCGGGAGGAAGAAGAAAGGTGATTACAAGGACGAGGTCATAATAAAGGCCTACGAGGCCCTGTTCAAGCACTACTATCCGAAGGACAGCGCAACCCTCGCGACCGTCCGCTACGAGATGCGCTACGCTGGGCCGAGAGAAGCTATACACCATGCCATAATGAGGAAGAACATGGGGGCAACGCACTTCATCGTCGGTCGCGACCACGCGGGCGTTGGCGACTACTACGGCCCCTATGAGGCCTGGGATATGTTCGACAACTTCCCCGACCTCGGAATAACCCCGATGTTCATCAGGGAAGCATTCTACTGCAAGAAGTGTGGCGGAATGGTCAACGCCAAGATATGCCCGCACAGCGAGGAATTCCACGTCCACATAAGCGGAACCAAGCTCAGGAAGATGATAATGGCCGGCGAGCAACCTCCGGAGTATATGATGCGTCCGGAAGTTTACGAGGTCGTCAGGAGCTTCGAGAACCCCTTTGTGGAATGA
- a CDS encoding type II toxin-antitoxin system VapC family toxin, with protein sequence MIVVDTSVFIDAIFEYNKERTTIARELFRNIQNTKTQVIEPDIFKIELIGQLVRRMDARKAMNLYELLIERLEIVDTSKLKEVAFEIALKTGCRAIDSLYISVAHSRNAVLISNDRFQVDSALKFGIKAFYLLEEWQELNKLFEKSGKVS encoded by the coding sequence ATGATAGTGGTAGATACCTCCGTTTTCATAGACGCCATTTTCGAGTACAACAAGGAAAGAACGACCATTGCACGGGAGCTTTTCAGGAATATCCAGAACACAAAAACCCAAGTTATAGAGCCGGACATTTTCAAAATAGAACTGATAGGCCAACTGGTCAGGCGAATGGACGCTCGAAAGGCTATGAATCTGTATGAACTACTCATTGAAAGACTAGAGATTGTTGATACATCAAAATTAAAGGAAGTAGCATTTGAAATCGCGCTGAAGACCGGGTGCAGGGCAATTGATTCGCTTTACATAAGTGTCGCCCACTCCAGAAACGCTGTTCTCATCTCGAACGATAGATTTCAGGTTGATAGCGCTCTGAAATTTGGAATCAAGGCATTTTACCTGCTCGAGGAATGGCAAGAGTTAAATAAGCTCTTTGAAAAATCAGGGAAGGTGAGTTAG
- a CDS encoding type II toxin-antitoxin system VapC family toxin, translating into MPLPPDITFDSITLLKMHTAKRKRQLEITLAKFNVSLSIITVYRYLSAKAYLKRSVERELEILKDIYNIVPLDDRIIAKGAQIEGQLLQRGVMLDLEDVLTASTAIVTNSLLITDNPKRYEPMRQFGLDTMPLEKFLGELERIVKKELK; encoded by the coding sequence ATGCCACTGCCACCGGACATAACCTTCGACAGCATAACGCTCCTCAAGATGCATACCGCCAAGAGGAAGAGACAGCTTGAGATAACCCTCGCCAAGTTCAACGTCTCCCTGTCAATCATCACCGTCTACCGCTACCTCTCGGCCAAGGCCTACCTCAAGAGGAGCGTCGAGAGGGAACTCGAAATCCTCAAGGACATCTACAACATAGTCCCCCTCGATGACAGGATAATAGCGAAGGGGGCCCAGATTGAGGGCCAGCTCCTCCAGAGGGGCGTCATGCTCGACCTTGAGGACGTGCTTACGGCCTCGACGGCGATAGTGACGAACAGCCTACTAATAACAGACAACCCGAAGCGCTACGAGCCGATGAGGCAGTTCGGCCTCGACACGATGCCCCTCGAGAAGTTCCTCGGCGAACTCGAAAGGATAGTGAAGAAAGAACTCAAATGA
- a CDS encoding CopG family transcriptional regulator, with translation MEEFVEVKIPKSLYDRIKERVEEAGFDSVDEYVTYVLREVLASLEEEEEEVFSEEEEEKVKERLRALGYLD, from the coding sequence ATGGAGGAGTTCGTCGAGGTCAAGATTCCGAAGAGCCTCTACGACAGGATAAAGGAGCGCGTCGAGGAAGCCGGGTTCGACAGCGTGGACGAGTACGTTACCTACGTCCTCAGGGAGGTCCTGGCAAGCCTTGAGGAGGAAGAGGAGGAAGTCTTCAGCGAGGAGGAAGAAGAGAAAGTCAAGGAGCGCCTCAGGGCCCTCGGCTACCTTGACTGA
- a CDS encoding PIG-L deacetylase family protein: MFEDVNDFETAFRRLLDEVLEFDLSNPFDEVDKILCIEPHPDDCVIGMGGTIRKLTEAGKEVVYLCLTDGSMGTTDENVSAHELALIRKREEEDSAGMLGVNKIIWLGYRDTELPYTVEARNQIIKVIRREKPDAVLAPDPWLPYEAHPDHVTAGRLALEAVSFSPLPNVIPSDVQLGIKPYQVEVFGFYYTAKPNYFVDITDVMELKLKAVRAHKSQFTDDIWEQWEPFLRTVALYYGKKAGTKYAEGLRFMPGLFLHITPFAELI, translated from the coding sequence ATGTTTGAGGACGTGAACGACTTTGAGACGGCTTTCAGGAGGCTCCTCGACGAGGTTCTCGAGTTCGACCTGAGCAACCCCTTCGATGAGGTGGATAAAATCCTCTGCATCGAGCCTCATCCAGACGACTGCGTTATAGGAATGGGCGGAACGATAAGGAAGCTGACCGAGGCTGGCAAGGAGGTGGTCTACCTCTGCCTCACAGACGGCTCGATGGGAACAACCGACGAGAACGTGAGCGCCCACGAGCTGGCGTTAATCCGGAAGCGCGAGGAGGAAGATAGCGCGGGAATGCTCGGCGTGAACAAAATCATTTGGCTCGGCTACAGGGACACGGAGCTTCCCTACACCGTCGAGGCGAGGAACCAGATAATCAAGGTCATCCGGCGGGAGAAACCGGACGCCGTTCTGGCTCCGGACCCCTGGTTGCCCTATGAAGCCCACCCCGACCACGTGACCGCTGGAAGGCTCGCCCTCGAGGCGGTATCGTTCTCCCCGTTGCCAAACGTTATTCCGAGCGACGTCCAGCTCGGCATAAAACCATATCAGGTCGAGGTCTTCGGCTTCTACTACACCGCCAAGCCCAACTACTTCGTTGACATTACCGATGTCATGGAGCTCAAACTGAAGGCCGTGAGGGCTCATAAGAGCCAGTTCACCGACGATATCTGGGAGCAGTGGGAGCCCTTCCTCAGGACGGTGGCGCTCTACTACGGGAAAAAAGCGGGAACGAAGTATGCGGAAGGCTTACGCTTCATGCCCGGCCTGTTCCTGCACATAACTCCCTTCGCAGAGCTCATTTGA
- a CDS encoding ABC transporter ATP-binding protein: MAMLTVENLKIYYSTPLGHVKAVDGVSFEVREGEVFGVAGESGCGKSTLVHSLILRKPPMVHMGGKALFKGKDLMTMGPEESRKIRYTELSIIPQYAMNALNPTKKIKDIVWDLAREHGYTDREEIEKLLRERLEMVKLSPKVADMYPVELSGGMRQRATMVVSTLLNPDLLIADEVTSALDVTTQRVVIELLHHFMKEGIVKSIIFVTHDLALLDKIADRIMIMYAGKVAEIGPTEEVINEPSHPYTQLLLNSLPRMGVQYKKQKLKGIPGYPISLLNPPKGCRFYTRCPYALDKCQHVEPRLVKVGEEHYAACHLLGGESQ, encoded by the coding sequence ATGGCAATGCTCACCGTTGAAAACCTTAAAATCTACTACTCAACCCCACTCGGCCACGTAAAGGCCGTTGACGGGGTTTCCTTTGAGGTTAGGGAGGGCGAGGTCTTCGGTGTGGCCGGTGAGAGCGGTTGCGGGAAGTCAACGCTCGTCCACTCCTTAATCCTTAGGAAACCTCCGATGGTGCACATGGGCGGCAAAGCTCTCTTCAAGGGCAAGGACCTCATGACGATGGGGCCGGAGGAATCCAGAAAAATCCGCTACACGGAGCTCTCGATTATTCCCCAGTACGCCATGAACGCCCTCAACCCAACGAAGAAAATCAAGGACATCGTCTGGGACTTGGCTAGAGAGCACGGCTACACCGACAGGGAGGAGATAGAGAAACTCCTACGTGAGAGGCTCGAGATGGTAAAGCTCTCGCCCAAGGTTGCCGACATGTATCCCGTCGAGCTGAGCGGTGGAATGCGCCAGCGCGCGACGATGGTCGTCTCTACCCTCCTTAACCCTGACCTGCTCATCGCGGACGAGGTCACCTCTGCCCTCGACGTCACGACCCAGCGCGTCGTCATCGAACTCCTCCACCACTTCATGAAGGAGGGAATCGTCAAGTCAATCATCTTCGTCACCCACGATTTGGCCCTGCTCGACAAGATAGCCGACAGGATAATGATAATGTACGCTGGCAAGGTGGCCGAGATTGGTCCCACCGAGGAAGTCATCAACGAACCGAGCCATCCCTACACCCAGCTTCTCCTCAACTCCCTGCCGAGAATGGGAGTGCAGTACAAGAAGCAGAAGCTCAAGGGAATTCCAGGCTACCCAATTAGTTTACTCAACCCGCCGAAGGGCTGCCGCTTCTACACGCGCTGTCCGTATGCCCTCGATAAGTGCCAGCACGTTGAACCAAGGCTCGTGAAGGTCGGCGAAGAGCACTACGCGGCCTGTCATCTCCTCGGGGGTGAAAGCCAATGA
- a CDS encoding ABC transporter permease, translated as MARRSKFEMVRIAFKNRKFQFGFGLLMFFVIFALIGPLFTPFAWDGLYYEKVGGVKIASYGTKTLPPMSHEVITTYTGKQVKVLHILGTNINGQDLYARLVYGLRTSLWIALLAALLGTALGITIGLVAGYKGGWVDEILMMFTNIMLVIPSIVLLVLVAAYLSARTPGIQALIIGLTGWPWVARAVRSQTLSLKNREFVHLAKLAGLSDFKIIFTEVMPNMISYIFMAGILQFSGAILASATLDFIGLGPTTMVSLGNILQRAIAYNALQFGWWWWFIPPGLIITLIITALFFINIGMEEVFNPRLRRE; from the coding sequence ATGGCGAGGAGAAGCAAGTTCGAGATGGTTAGAATCGCCTTCAAGAACAGGAAGTTCCAGTTCGGCTTCGGCCTCCTCATGTTCTTTGTAATCTTTGCCCTAATCGGCCCGCTCTTCACGCCCTTCGCGTGGGACGGCCTCTACTACGAGAAAGTCGGGGGAGTTAAAATAGCCTCCTACGGAACGAAGACGCTTCCCCCGATGAGCCACGAGGTCATAACGACCTACACGGGCAAACAGGTCAAGGTCCTCCACATCCTCGGAACGAACATCAATGGTCAGGACCTCTACGCGAGGCTCGTTTACGGTCTCAGGACCAGCCTGTGGATAGCCCTCCTTGCGGCCCTGCTCGGAACGGCGCTGGGCATAACCATAGGCCTCGTTGCAGGATACAAGGGTGGCTGGGTCGATGAGATACTGATGATGTTCACGAACATAATGCTGGTGATTCCGTCCATAGTACTCCTGGTGCTCGTTGCGGCTTATCTCTCCGCCAGAACACCGGGAATCCAGGCGCTCATCATAGGTCTCACCGGCTGGCCTTGGGTCGCGAGGGCCGTGAGGAGTCAGACCCTCTCGCTCAAGAACAGGGAGTTCGTCCACCTCGCGAAGCTCGCGGGGCTGAGCGACTTCAAGATTATCTTCACCGAGGTAATGCCCAACATGATTTCCTACATCTTCATGGCAGGGATCCTGCAGTTCAGCGGTGCAATACTCGCCTCTGCAACCCTCGACTTCATCGGTCTCGGACCGACGACCATGGTTTCCCTTGGAAACATCCTCCAGAGGGCGATAGCCTACAACGCCCTCCAGTTCGGCTGGTGGTGGTGGTTCATCCCGCCAGGGCTGATTATCACCCTCATCATCACGGCGTTGTTCTTCATCAACATAGGCATGGAGGAAGTCTTCAACCCGCGCCTCAGGAGGGAGTGA
- the bgaS gene encoding beta-galactosidase BgaS: protein MSNFIWGVVQSAFQFEMGDPLRRNIDARSDWWHWVRDPFNIKNDLVSGDLPEEGINNYELYEIDHRLAKDLGLNAYQLTIEWSRIFPCPTWGVEVKVERDSYGLIKRVKVPKEALEELDRLANRREVLHYLAVLKNLKKLGFTTFVTLNHQTLPVWVHDPLWTRSDFEGSRARGWVDERNIIEFVKFSAYSAWKFGELVDFWATFDEPMVTVELGYLAPYVGWPPGILNPKAAKKVIINQMVAHARAYDAIKEYTKAPVGIILNIIPAYPLNPHDARDVKAAENYDYFHNRLFLEALNRGRVDLELDWNPVKIPHLERNDWVGNNYYTREVVKWTEPRFEELPMVTFVGVEGYGYSGNPNGVSPDNNPTSDFGWEVYPKGLYDSTAEGAEYGRPVYITENGVADSKDILRPRYIIEHVEEVKRLLENGVDVRGYFHWALTDNYEWAMGFKIRFGLYEVDMITKERIPRRNSVETYRKVVREGVE, encoded by the coding sequence ATGTCCAATTTCATCTGGGGAGTTGTGCAGTCCGCCTTTCAGTTCGAGATGGGTGACCCCCTCAGGCGGAACATTGACGCGAGGAGCGACTGGTGGCACTGGGTTCGCGACCCCTTCAACATCAAGAATGACCTCGTGAGCGGGGATTTGCCAGAGGAAGGCATAAACAACTACGAGCTCTACGAGATAGACCACCGCCTGGCCAAAGACCTCGGCCTGAACGCCTACCAGCTCACCATCGAGTGGAGCAGAATCTTTCCCTGCCCGACTTGGGGCGTAGAAGTGAAGGTTGAGAGGGACTCCTACGGGCTGATAAAGCGCGTGAAGGTTCCGAAGGAAGCGCTTGAGGAACTCGACAGGCTGGCGAACAGGAGGGAGGTTCTCCACTACCTGGCAGTCCTTAAAAACCTGAAGAAGCTCGGCTTCACGACCTTTGTAACGCTGAACCACCAGACGTTGCCGGTATGGGTTCACGACCCGCTCTGGACGAGGAGCGACTTCGAGGGGAGCAGAGCGAGAGGCTGGGTTGACGAGAGGAACATAATCGAGTTCGTCAAGTTCTCAGCATACTCCGCCTGGAAGTTCGGCGAGCTGGTTGATTTCTGGGCCACCTTCGACGAGCCGATGGTTACGGTTGAGCTCGGTTATCTGGCGCCCTACGTCGGCTGGCCCCCGGGAATCCTTAACCCGAAGGCGGCCAAGAAGGTCATCATCAACCAGATGGTGGCCCACGCGAGGGCCTACGACGCTATAAAGGAGTACACGAAGGCCCCGGTGGGAATAATCCTCAATATAATCCCCGCCTATCCGCTCAACCCCCACGACGCGAGGGACGTTAAGGCAGCCGAGAACTACGACTACTTCCACAACAGGCTCTTCCTTGAGGCCCTGAACAGGGGAAGGGTCGACCTGGAGCTCGACTGGAACCCTGTGAAGATTCCCCACCTTGAGAGGAACGACTGGGTCGGCAACAACTACTACACGAGGGAAGTTGTGAAGTGGACCGAGCCACGCTTCGAGGAGCTTCCAATGGTTACTTTCGTCGGCGTCGAGGGGTACGGCTACTCCGGAAACCCGAACGGCGTTTCCCCGGACAACAACCCGACGAGCGACTTCGGCTGGGAGGTCTATCCGAAAGGTTTATACGACTCCACCGCCGAGGGAGCGGAATACGGGAGGCCGGTTTACATAACCGAGAACGGCGTGGCCGATTCCAAGGACATACTCCGCCCGAGGTACATAATCGAGCACGTGGAGGAAGTGAAGAGACTGCTCGAAAACGGTGTAGACGTCAGGGGCTACTTCCACTGGGCTCTAACGGACAACTACGAGTGGGCGATGGGCTTCAAGATTCGCTTCGGCCTTTACGAGGTCGATATGATAACCAAGGAGCGCATACCGAGGAGGAACAGCGTTGAAACCTACCGTAAGGTTGTGAGGGAGGGAGTGGAATGA
- a CDS encoding ABC transporter permease gives MGFKKYLARKIFVYGITFIFAVTLNWLLPRLMPGNPIEAMMSRSGSAASAQLVKFYEQLYGLNQPMWKQFLNFWVNLFHGNLGYSMLYHAPVSSIIKHALPYDIAILLPAIVLSWLVGNWLGAIAGKNKKYDKYTMPVFYFLASMPYFWFAMILVYVVGVKLGWLPYSGAYAENLVPSLSWAFIKSFLSHWILPFLSLFIVMIGSWAIGMRNMIIYELEADYVRYLEALGASEKLMTKHAYRNAILPQVTGLALQLGMMVAGAIATEIVFNYPGIGVLIMNAALSQDYFLLQGAFLIVVVSVLAANFLIDIIYAFIDPRVRASYTEG, from the coding sequence ATGGGGTTCAAGAAGTACCTTGCACGCAAAATCTTCGTGTATGGAATTACGTTCATATTTGCCGTGACCCTTAACTGGCTGTTGCCCAGACTCATGCCTGGCAATCCGATAGAGGCCATGATGTCGAGGAGCGGCAGTGCTGCCAGCGCTCAGCTCGTAAAGTTCTACGAGCAACTCTACGGCTTAAACCAGCCCATGTGGAAGCAGTTTCTCAACTTCTGGGTTAACCTCTTCCATGGCAACCTCGGTTACAGCATGCTTTACCACGCCCCCGTTTCGAGTATAATCAAGCACGCCCTTCCGTATGATATAGCCATCCTCCTCCCCGCGATAGTCCTCAGCTGGCTCGTTGGTAACTGGCTCGGTGCAATCGCGGGTAAAAACAAGAAGTATGATAAGTACACGATGCCGGTATTCTACTTCCTCGCGAGCATGCCCTACTTCTGGTTCGCGATGATTCTCGTCTACGTTGTGGGGGTTAAGCTTGGGTGGCTTCCATACTCGGGGGCCTACGCCGAGAACCTCGTCCCAAGCCTTTCTTGGGCTTTTATCAAGAGCTTCCTCTCACACTGGATTCTGCCTTTCCTGAGCCTGTTCATAGTCATGATTGGTAGCTGGGCGATAGGAATGCGCAACATGATAATCTACGAGCTCGAGGCAGACTACGTCCGCTACCTTGAGGCCCTCGGAGCCAGCGAGAAGCTCATGACCAAACACGCCTACAGGAACGCCATCCTGCCCCAGGTAACGGGTCTGGCCCTGCAGCTGGGAATGATGGTTGCCGGGGCCATTGCAACGGAGATAGTCTTCAACTACCCGGGGATAGGCGTTCTCATAATGAACGCGGCACTCAGCCAAGACTACTTCCTCCTCCAGGGAGCGTTCCTCATCGTCGTCGTCTCAGTTCTCGCGGCAAACTTCCTGATTGACATAATCTACGCCTTCATTGACCCGCGCGTCAGGGCGAGCTACACGGAGGGTTGA
- a CDS encoding ABC transporter ATP-binding protein, producing MSELLRVEHLTKIFTSGLIGGFEIRAVDDVSFTMRTGEIVSLVGESGSGKTTTGKLILRLIQPTSGKILFEGKDVIKMSKNELKKNYYRQVQAVFQDPFASFNPLHPIDRAFDLIFDSYLPDVSKGERDEMIDKALIQVGLNPDQIRGKFPHQLSGGQLQRILIARALLLKPKLLIADEAVSMLDASTRIDVLNLLGDFRDKYGTSVLFVTHDLALGYYISDTTIIMYRGTIVEMGDTEKVFHNPLHPYTQMLLESVPDLNVKWEFKGIEPEKEEGTVYSIEGCRYAPRCPKAKEECFKVRPALHEVEKNHWVACHLYGGE from the coding sequence ATGAGCGAACTTCTCAGGGTTGAACACCTCACAAAGATATTCACGTCCGGTCTCATCGGCGGCTTTGAGATTAGGGCGGTTGATGACGTCAGCTTCACCATGAGGACCGGTGAAATCGTGTCTTTGGTTGGGGAGAGCGGTAGCGGAAAGACGACAACAGGAAAGCTCATCCTCCGCCTCATCCAGCCAACCAGCGGAAAGATACTCTTCGAGGGTAAGGACGTAATCAAGATGAGCAAGAACGAGCTCAAGAAGAACTACTACCGCCAGGTTCAAGCCGTCTTCCAGGACCCCTTTGCGAGCTTCAACCCGCTCCACCCGATTGACAGGGCCTTCGACCTGATATTCGACTCCTACCTCCCCGACGTCAGCAAGGGCGAGCGCGATGAGATGATTGACAAGGCCCTCATCCAGGTCGGCCTCAACCCGGACCAGATTCGCGGAAAGTTCCCGCACCAGCTCAGCGGCGGCCAGCTCCAGAGAATCCTCATAGCGAGGGCCTTACTGCTGAAGCCGAAGCTTCTCATAGCGGACGAGGCGGTTTCGATGCTCGACGCCTCGACGAGGATTGACGTCCTAAACCTACTCGGCGACTTCAGGGACAAGTACGGAACCTCGGTTCTCTTCGTTACCCACGATTTGGCTCTGGGCTACTACATCAGCGACACGACCATCATCATGTACCGCGGGACGATAGTGGAGATGGGGGACACTGAGAAGGTCTTCCACAACCCGCTCCACCCCTACACCCAGATGCTCCTTGAGAGCGTCCCCGATTTGAACGTCAAGTGGGAGTTCAAGGGAATCGAGCCCGAAAAGGAGGAGGGGACCGTTTACTCCATCGAGGGCTGTCGCTACGCCCCGAGATGTCCCAAGGCCAAGGAGGAGTGCTTCAAGGTTCGCCCAGCTCTCCACGAGGTTGAGAAGAATCACTGGGTTGCCTGCCATCTTTACGGAGGTGAGTGA
- a CDS encoding antitoxin family protein, whose protein sequence is MEEVEVVYENGVFKPLKKVNLKEGTHGKVIVELGLADIIEKFSEKVEKDALKEFLEERR, encoded by the coding sequence ATGGAGGAAGTCGAGGTAGTTTATGAGAACGGCGTCTTCAAGCCGTTGAAGAAGGTGAACCTCAAGGAGGGAACTCACGGTAAGGTAATCGTCGAGCTTGGATTGGCGGACATCATTGAGAAATTCAGCGAGAAAGTTGAGAAAGACGCCCTCAAGGAGTTCCTGGAGGAGCGGAGATGA